The following proteins are co-located in the Heteronotia binoei isolate CCM8104 ecotype False Entrance Well chromosome 8, APGP_CSIRO_Hbin_v1, whole genome shotgun sequence genome:
- the ADIPOR2 gene encoding adiponectin receptor protein 2 has product MSGPTDLGNGSILEPVLRLRKGYMPNVAGQKHDDHNQSSDQGPLLVEPLISSEQEKSSDDARDNDSAPEDERFMGMLPLLQAHHAMEKMEEFVCKVWEGRWRVIPHDVLPDWLKDNDYLLHGHRPPMPSFRACFKSIFRIHTETGNIWTHLLGCVFFLCLGIFYMFRPNMSFVAPVQEKVVVGLFFLGAILCLSFSWLFHTVYCHSEGVSRLFSKLDYSGIALLIMGSFVPWLYYSFYCNPQPCFIYLIVICVLGIAAIIVSQWDRFATPQYRGVRAGVFLALGLSGVIPTLHFVISEGLLKAATMGQIGWLALMACLYITGAALYAARIPERFFPGKCDIWFHSHQLFHVFVVAGAFVHFHGVSNLQEFRFTVGGGCSENEMQ; this is encoded by the exons ATGAGCGGACCAACGGATCTCGGGAACGGCAGCATTCTGGAGCCAGTCCTGCGGCTCAGGAAAGGATACATGCCCAATGTTGCTGGGCAGAAACACGATGATCATAACCAATCGAGTGATCAGGGGCCCCTCTTAGTGGAGCCACTGATATCTTCTGAGCAGGAAAAG AGTTCTGACGATGCCAGGGATAATGATTCAGCACCGGAAGATGAACGATTTATGGGGATGCTGcctctcctccaagcccaccatgccatggagaaaatggaagagttTGTGTGTAAG GTGTGGGAGGGCAGATGGCGTGTCATACCCCACGATGTCCTGCCTGACTGGCTAAAGGACAATGACTACCTGTTGCATGGACACCGACCACCCATGCCCTCTTTCCGGGCATGCTTCAAAAGCATTTTTAGGATACACACGGAGACTGGCAACATCTGGACACATCTGCTAG GTTGTGTGTTCTTCTTGTGTCTGGGAATATTCTACATGTTCCGGCCAAACATGTCCTTTGTAGCACCTGTGCAGGAGAAGGTGGTGGTTGGACTGTTCTTTTTGGGAGCCATTCTCTGCCTCTCCTTCTCGTGGCTCTTCCATACAGTTTACTGCCATTCAGAAGGTGTGTCGAGGCTCTTCTCCAA GTTGGACTACTCTGGTATTGCCCTTCTCATTATGGGCAGCTTTGTTCCTTGGCTCTACTACTCTTTCTATTGCAACCCTCAGCCATGCTTCATCTACTTGATAGTGATCTGTGTCCTGGGCATTGCTGCCATTATAGTTTCCCAGTGGGACAGATTTGCAACCCCTCAGTACAGAGGAGTACGGGCAG GAGTGTTTCTGGCTCTGGGCCTTAGCGGGGTCATCCCCACACTGCACTTTGTCATCTCAGAAGGGCTCCTCAAGGCTGCCACGATGGGGCAGATTGGCTGGCTGGCCCTAATGGCTTGCTTGTACATTACTGGTGCTGCTCTGTACGCTGCTCGCATCCCAGAGAGGTTCTTCCCGGGCAAGTGTGACATTTGG TTCCACTCCCACCAGCTATTCCATGTGTTTGTAGTGGCTGGTGCCTTTGTGCACTTCCATGGCGTTTCGAACCTTCAGGAGTTTCGCTTCACAGTCGGAGGAGGCTGCTCGGAGAACGAGATGCAGTGA